A single region of the Lotus japonicus ecotype B-129 chromosome 4, LjGifu_v1.2 genome encodes:
- the LOC130711279 gene encoding BTB/POZ domain-containing protein At1g63850: MAATTTTTFLKLQNQPTKPKRQRKCRQTTISSSASSSTSSSPNDTVSTRTRDATTATITTHEPEPNPQLPDSPSTYYRFRFSPGKSSPVMDYTHSSPLSNGHSGPGQGHDPFPSSFSKFNNALTAGLLNPMSPPPDKPRSSPTLFEMMVSEPDINHHRNQIPPSNNNIAAPPMQKPQIPVMDRQTLMMQRISELLGSRSPGNQFNDPTNSDIKLTLSSKDGFSISMNVHRQILVAHSRFFSVKLSDRWTQQQNRSALPYLVEIADCDDVEVYVETLRLMYCKDLRKKLMKDDVSRVLGILKVSAAIGFDAGVLSCLEYLEAAPWAEDEEEKVASLLSELRLDSVGAGEVLKRVSIEVTHGNEEGSDNEEVLLKLIRVVLEGKDEKARREMKGLVSKMLRENSSQNDLRKESIYSACDDCLQLLRLHFLQAAASDMRDVSQIARQADNLHWILDILIDRQIAEDFLKTWASQSELSEAHAKVPAVHRFEISRVTARLFVGIGKGQLLASKDARCLLLKTWLVPFYDDFGWMRRASKGLDRHLIEDGLSNTILTLPLSWQQEILLAWFNRFLNSGEDCPNIQRGFEVWWRRAFWKRNGEQEQTRQLRITSASIENP; the protein is encoded by the exons atGGCAGCGACAACCACAACAACATTCCTCAAACTTCAAAACCAGCCCACCAAGCCCAAACGACAACGTAAGTGTCGTCAAACCACTATCTCCTCCTCCGCTTCCTCTTCTACTTCTTCCTCTCCAAACGACACCGTTTCCACCCGCACTCGCgatgccaccaccgccaccataaCAACCCACGAACCCGAACCCAACCCGCAATTACCCGATTCACCTTCAACCTACTACAGATTCCGATTCTCCCCTGGCAAGTCTTCCCCAGTCATGGACTACACTCACTCTTCTCCGCTTTCCAACGGACATTCGGGTCCGGGTCAGGGTCATGACCCGTTTCCTTCCAGCTTCTCCAAGTTCAACAACGCCCTCACCGCTGGCCTCCTCAACCCAATGTCGCCGCCGCCGGATAAACCCCGCTCCAGCCCCACCCTCTTTGAAATGATGGTTAGCGAACCGGATATCAATCATCACAGAAACCAGATCCCGCCGAGTAACAACAACATTGCCGCACCGCCGATGCAGAAACCGCAAATTCCGGTGATGGACCGGCAAACCCTGATGATGCAGCGGATATCGGAGTTGTTAGGTTCTCGGAGCCCCGGGAATCAGTTCAACGACCCGACTAACAGTGACATCAAGCTCACGCTCAGCTCCAAAGATGGGTTTAGCATCTCCATGAACGTGCATCGCCAGATTCTTGTTGCGCATAGCAGATTCTTCTCGGTGAAGCTCTCTGATCGCTGGACGCAGCAGCAGAACCGGTCGGCGTTGCCTTATCTTGTTGAGATtgctgattgtgatgatgtTGAGGTTTATGTTGAGACTTTGAGGTTGATGTACTGTAAGGATCTCAGGAAGAAGCTCATGAAGGATGATGTTTCCAGAGTTCTGGGTATCTTAAAG GTTTCAGCAGCAATTGGATTTGATGCTGGGGTTTTGTCTTGTTTGGAGTACTTGGAAGCAGCCCCATGGgctgaggatgaagaagaaaaggtgGCCTCGCTCCTGTCGGAGCTTCGTCTTGATTCTGTTGGAGCTGGAGAAGTTTTGAAAAGGGTttcaattgaagttacccatggAAATGAAGAGGGGAGTGATAATGAGGAAGTTCTTCTTAAACTTATTCGTGTGGTTCTTGAAGGCAAAGATGAGAAGGCTAGACGTGAAATGAAAGGGTTGGTGTCAAAGATGCTCCGTGAAAATTCTTCACAGAACGATCTTCGGAAGGAGTCTATATACTCGGCATGCGATGATTGTCTTCAGTTACTTCGTCTCCACTTCTTACAGGCTGCAGCTTCGGACATGCGGGATGTAAGTCAAATTGCAAGGCAAGCAGATAATTTGCATTGGATCTTGGATATTTTAATCGATAGACAGATTGCTGAAGATTTCTTGAAAACATGGGCTTCTCAATCAGAATTATCGGAAGCGCATGCTAAAGTTCCTGCAGTTCATAGGTTTGAGATTAGCAGAGTTACAGCGAGATTGTTTGTTGGGATTGGGAAAGGACAGTTATTGGCTTCTAAAGATGCTAGGTGTTTACTTCTAAAAACATGGCTGGTTCCCTTTTATGATGATTTCGGTTGGATGAGGAGGGCATCCAAAGGCCTCGATAGGCACCTAATCGAGGATGGTCTTAGTAACACGATTCTCACCCTGCCACTATCCTGGCAACAGGAAATTTTGCTAGCTTGGTTTAATCGTTTCTTGAACTCCGGCGAAGATTGCCCAAATATTCAAAGAGGGTTTGAGGTTTGGTGGAGAAGGGCTTTCTGGAAGAGGAATGGAGAGCAAGAACAGACAAGACAATTACGAATTACATCTGCATCAATTGAGAACCCTTGA